The Triticum aestivum cultivar Chinese Spring chromosome 3A, IWGSC CS RefSeq v2.1, whole genome shotgun sequence genome includes a region encoding these proteins:
- the LOC123062189 gene encoding uncharacterized protein, giving the protein MPLRDSACSACVSRTFLRSWRCHPKLIFSEETLGLKQKEGQNIDIARGFTSRVDHILKNHSDTGVKILKFVIRDHYNVDTCHLNSWLQKAITPGIEEVTLLLPTKYRKMYEVPCSALLDGCGNSIWYLYLTNCAFRPPVGFDCLRSLTKLHLYGVCITGDELGHLISNCFALEELEVSCCMKLICLEIPFWLERLSCLTVSQCDKLRVIKSTAPHLSIFDFFGEPVQLVLGESSKVKDLRVGYSFAPNAVSYAITKLPFIAPHLETLTVYSFCERVSTPMVADKFLHIKHLNIYLGEDDGGAVTPAYDYLSLASFLDACPVLESFILSVDQSDMRHDSVFEDPSSHLRQIPEHRRHERLKKVQIDGFCSAKSVVELTCHILKNATSLESLTLDCIFGAEAVGQSVRCSAPESGKCMPTSRRMILEAHKALSAVKRYILEKVPSSVKLNVGGPCTRCHVMDVMLPQVYNM; this is encoded by the exons ATGCCATTGCGTGATTCTGCCTGCTCTGCCTGTGTATCACGCACATTTCTACGTTCTTGGAGATGTCACCCCAAGCTTATATTCAGTGAGGAAACACTAGGCTTGAAACAGAAAGAAGGCCAAAATATCGATATAGCAAGGGGTTTCACTAGCAGAGTTGATCATATTCTGAAAAATCACTCAGACACCGGTGTGAAGATACTCAAGTTTGTAATCCGTGATCATTACAATGTCGACACTTGTCATCTAAATAGTTGGCTCCAGAAAGCTATCACACCAGGGATTGAAGAAGTCACACTTTTGCTGCCTACAAAATATAGGAAAATGTATGAAGTCCCGTGTTCAGCTCTACTTGATGGGTGTGGAAACTCAATCTGGTATCTTTACCTCACCAATTGTGCCTTCCGCCCCCCGGTTGGATTTGATTGCTTGAGAAGCCTGACAAAGCTGCATCTGTATGGAGTTTGTATCACGGGGGATGAGTTGGGGCATCTTATTTCCAATTGTTTTGCTTTGGAGGAGTTAGAAGTCAGCTGTTGCATGAAGCTAATCTGCCTGGAGATACCATTCTGGCTGGAGCGGCTTAGTTGCTTGACTGTGTCTCAGTGCGACAAGCTGAGAGTGATAAAGAGCACAGCTCCACACCTCTCCATTTTTGACTTCTTTGGTGAACCAGTACAACTCGTGCTTGGAGAATCATCAAAGGTAAAAGACTTAAGGGTGGGGTATTCATTTGCGCCCAATGCTGTGAGTTATGCTATCACTAAGCTACCTTTCATCGCACCACATCTTGAGACTCTTACTGTATACTCGTTTTGTGAG AGGGTTAGTACCCCAATGGTAGCTGACAAATTCCTCCACATAAAGCACTTGAATATCTACCTTGGTGAGGATGATGGTGGGGCTGTTACCCCGGCCTATGATTATTTATCCTTGGCTTCATTTCTGGATGCTTGTCCTGTCTTGGAGAGTTTCATCTTAAGT GTAGATCAGAGTGACATGCGGCATGATTCGGTTTTTGAGGATCCCTCCTCACATCTGAGGCAGATTCCTGAACACAGGCGACATGAGAGGCTCAAGAAGGTGCAAATCGATGGCTTTTGCTCTGCAAAGAGCGTAGTTGAGCTAACATGTCATATCCTCAAGAATGCAACGTCACTTGAAAGCCTCACACTGGACTGCATATTTGGTGCGGAGGCGGTTGGTCAGTCTGTTAGGTGTTCTGCCCCAGAATCCGGTAAATGCATGCCCACAAGCCGGCGTATGATCTTGGAAGCACATAAAGCACTCAGTGCCGTCAAGAGATACATCCTGGAGAAAGTTCCCTCTTCAGTCAAGTTAAATGTCGGGGGGCCTTGTACCCGGTGCCATGTTATGGATGTGATGTTGCCGCAGGTATACAATATGTAG